One stretch of Heptranchias perlo isolate sHepPer1 chromosome 29, sHepPer1.hap1, whole genome shotgun sequence DNA includes these proteins:
- the marchf2 gene encoding E3 ubiquitin-protein ligase MARCHF2, with amino-acid sequence MTTGDCCHLPGSLCDCTGSATFSKTVAAADVGRPQYVTQVTAKNGRLLSTVIKALSTQSDGPICRICHEGSNLESLLSPCDCTGTLGTVHKTCLERWLSSSNTSYCELCHTEFVVERRPRPLREWLRDPGPRNEKRTLFCDMICFLFITPLAAISGWLCLRGAQDHLQFNSRLEAVGLIALTVALFTIYVLWTLVSFRYHCQLYSEWRRTNQKVRLMTADHKNATQHSLLSSKLMRKDSSETIV; translated from the exons ATGACAACAGGCGACTGCTGTCATCTTCCGGGGTCTCTCTGTGATTGTACTGGCAGTGCCACCTTTTCTAAGACGGTAGCAGCAGCTGATGTGGGTCGGCCTCAGTATGTCACGCAAGTAACAGCAAAAAATGGACGTCTGCTGTCAACTGTCATTAAGGCTCTAAGCACTCAAAG TGATGGACCAATTTGCCGGATATGTCATGAGGGCAGCAACCTGGAAAGCTTGCTGTCACCTTGTGATTGCACTGGAACACTCGGGACAGTTCACAAAACCTGCCTAGAGCGATGGCTTTCATCTTCCAATACCAGTTACTGCGAACTCTGCCACACTGAGTTTGTGGTGGAGCGAAGGCCTAGACCTTTGAGGGAG TGGCTCAGAGACCCGGGTCCCAGGAATGAGAAGAGGACGTTATTTTGTGACATGATTTGCTTTCTTTTCATCACTCCATTAGCAGCAATCTCTGGCTGGCTCTGTTTGCGAGGGGCACAGGATCATCTACAATTCAACAGCCGCCTGGAGGCAGTTGGACTTATTGCACTCACTGTTGCACTTTTTACCATCTATGTCCTGTGGACACTG GTTTCATTCCGCTATCACTGCCAGCTCTACTCAGAATGGCGAAGGACCAACCAAAAGGTCCGATTGATGACTGCAGACCATAAGAATGCCACTCAGCATTCTCTCCTCTCATCGaagcttatgaggaaagattccaGTGAAACGATTGTGTGA
- the LOC137299442 gene encoding ras-related protein Rab-11B-like → MGSREDEYDYLFKVVLIGDSGVGKSNLLSRFTRNEFNLESKSTIGVEFATRSIQVDGKTIKAQIWDTAGQERYRAITSAYYRGAVGALLVYDIAKHLTYENVERWLKELRDHGDNNIVIMLVGNKSDLRHLRAVPTDEARAFAEKNCLSFIETSALDSTNVEEAFQNILTEIYRIVSQKQISDRLAHETPGSDVVEIDVPPTSDGQKSNKLQCCQNM, encoded by the exons TTGTGCTGATTGGGGACTCCGGGGTTGGAAAGAGCAATCTCCTGTCGAGGTTCACACGCAATGAGTTTAATCTGGAGAGTAAGAGCACCATCGGAGTTGAGTTTGCCACCAGGAGTATCCAGGTGGATGGAAAGACAATTAAAGCACAGATCTGGGACACAGCGGGACAGGAGCGATACCGCGCCATCACTTCAGC GTACTACCGTGGGGCTGTGGGTGCTCTACTTGTGTACGATATTGCCAAACACCTAACGTACGAGAATGTCGAGCGGTGGTTGAAGGAGCTGCGTGACCACGGCGACAACAACATCGTCATCATGCTGGTCGGGAACAAGAGTGACCTCCGTCATCTGAGAGCTGTGCCAACGGATGAGGCGCGGGCCTTTGCTG AGAAGAATTGTCTTTCATTTATTGAAACATCTGCCTTGGATTCAACTAACGTAGAGGAGGCTTTCCAAAATATCTTGACAG AAATTTACCGCATAGTTTCTCAGAAGCAGATCTCAGACCGATTGGCTCACGAGACGCCCGGCAGTGACGTGGTCGAGATCGATGTCCCCCCAACAAGCGACGGGCAGAAATCCAACAAACTGCAATGTTGTCAGAATATGTGA